One part of the Caldanaerobius fijiensis DSM 17918 genome encodes these proteins:
- a CDS encoding TetR/AcrR family transcriptional regulator, whose product MNYESETKEKILSATIDIVGVKGEATIREITEKAGVNVASINYYFGNKNNLLKEVENYYAEKLFKSSYDILRDDNLDLEDKLFKWSINLVEYMFKYPALIAIIVKLTNDDKNYNPVIIKKIYLNDEIQKIIKDIIKKITNIEDSKVLNFKYMQLFSGILGTVINHIVIDMYGDKKSILNMDDPEELRQYIKLLIASILK is encoded by the coding sequence ATGAATTATGAATCAGAAACAAAAGAAAAGATTTTAAGTGCGACTATTGATATAGTTGGCGTGAAAGGTGAAGCGACCATAAGAGAAATAACTGAAAAAGCTGGTGTTAATGTAGCATCGATAAATTATTATTTTGGGAATAAAAACAATTTATTAAAAGAAGTGGAAAATTATTATGCAGAAAAGCTGTTTAAATCAAGTTATGATATTCTTAGAGATGATAATTTAGATTTGGAAGATAAGTTATTTAAATGGTCTATAAATTTAGTAGAATACATGTTTAAATATCCTGCGCTTATTGCCATTATAGTAAAGTTGACAAATGATGATAAAAACTATAATCCTGTGATAATAAAAAAGATATATTTAAACGATGAGATACAAAAAATAATAAAAGATATAATAAAGAAAATAACTAACATAGAAGATAGTAAAGTTTTAAATTTTAAATACATGCAACTTTTTTCAGGAATATTAGGTACCGTTATAAATCATATCGTTATAGACATGTATGGTGACAAAAAAAGCATTTTAAATATGGATGACCCAGAAGAACTTAGACAATATATAAAACTACTTATTGCAAGCATACTAAAATAA
- a CDS encoding FmdE family protein encodes MDKELWEKCVAFHGHECPGLAIGFRACEAAIQKLNLTFSIDEEVVCVTENNACGVDAVQYMTGCTFGKGNLVFRDRGKQAFTFFRRDTNEGIRIVLKAFNVGKNRKEWQEYLLNAPLEDIFDFKQPGYGIPEKAKIYRSIQCELCGEYAAESRVRLMEGKKVCLDCFEECIKYP; translated from the coding sequence ATGGATAAAGAGTTATGGGAAAAATGCGTAGCATTTCATGGCCATGAATGTCCAGGCCTTGCTATAGGTTTTAGAGCTTGTGAAGCGGCTATTCAAAAATTAAATCTCACATTTTCAATAGATGAAGAAGTGGTGTGTGTTACAGAAAATAATGCTTGTGGTGTCGATGCAGTACAATATATGACTGGATGTACTTTTGGGAAGGGAAACCTTGTTTTTAGAGACAGGGGCAAGCAGGCTTTTACTTTTTTCAGAAGGGATACCAATGAAGGCATAAGGATAGTTTTAAAAGCTTTTAATGTTGGCAAGAACAGAAAAGAATGGCAGGAATATTTGTTAAATGCGCCTTTAGAAGACATTTTTGACTTTAAACAACCTGGTTATGGAATACCTGAAAAAGCAAAAATATATAGATCGATACAATGTGAATTATGTGGTGAATACGCTGCAGAAAGTAGGGTAAGGCTTATGGAAGGCAAAAAAGTTTGTCTTGATTGTTTTGAAGAGTGTATAAAATACCCATAA
- the tsaA gene encoding tRNA (N6-threonylcarbamoyladenosine(37)-N6)-methyltransferase TrmO → MKLVSIGVIHSQYSKREEAPRQGRLSDKEAILEIYPEFEEGLQDIKNKKHLIVLYWCHLGRRDVLKTTTPFGPEIKGVFSTRSPSRPNPIAFCVVDLLKVEGNKLYVKGIDALDGSPLLDIKPYVYDLDSIKGPDDTL, encoded by the coding sequence TTGAAACTTGTATCTATTGGTGTAATACACAGCCAGTATTCCAAACGAGAGGAAGCTCCCAGACAGGGAAGACTGTCAGACAAAGAGGCGATACTGGAGATATACCCTGAGTTTGAAGAGGGGCTTCAAGATATAAAGAATAAAAAGCACTTGATTGTTCTTTATTGGTGTCATTTAGGAAGACGGGATGTGCTAAAAACTACGACCCCTTTTGGACCAGAGATAAAGGGGGTATTTTCCACTCGTTCTCCTTCACGGCCTAATCCTATCGCTTTTTGTGTAGTTGACCTTCTAAAAGTTGAAGGAAATAAGCTGTACGTCAAAGGAATAGACGCATTAGATGGAAGTCCTTTACTGGATATAAAACCATATGTCTACGACCTTGACAGTATTAAAGGCCCTGATGATACTTTATAA
- a CDS encoding ABC transporter ATP-binding protein, translated as MRSFVEVNNIVKRYKMGEITINAVSGVSFNIEKGEFVVIVGESGAGKTTILNMLGGMDTCDEGQIFVDGNEINKYNSRQLTEYRRKDIGFVFQFYNLIPNLTALENVELAAEICNNPLDPVEVLKDVGLFERLNNFPSQLSGGEQQRVAIARALVKNPKLLLCDEPTGALDYKTGRAILKLLHNTCRRMGMTVVIITHNKAITPMADKVINIKSGKVENIVVNDRPVPIERIEW; from the coding sequence ATGAGAAGCTTTGTAGAAGTAAACAATATTGTAAAAAGGTATAAGATGGGTGAAATTACTATTAATGCAGTTTCAGGAGTAAGTTTTAATATAGAAAAAGGTGAATTTGTCGTAATAGTGGGTGAAAGTGGTGCAGGTAAGACGACTATTTTAAATATGTTGGGCGGAATGGACACGTGTGATGAAGGCCAAATATTTGTTGACGGCAATGAAATAAATAAGTATAATTCTCGGCAGCTAACAGAATATAGGAGGAAAGATATAGGTTTTGTTTTTCAGTTTTATAATTTAATACCAAACCTTACAGCATTAGAAAATGTAGAACTTGCGGCAGAGATCTGTAATAATCCACTGGATCCTGTAGAGGTTCTTAAAGATGTAGGACTATTTGAGAGGCTTAATAATTTTCCTTCACAATTATCTGGCGGTGAACAGCAGAGGGTAGCAATAGCAAGAGCTCTTGTGAAAAATCCTAAACTTCTTTTATGTGATGAACCAACTGGTGCACTAGACTATAAGACGGGAAGAGCAATTCTAAAATTGTTACATAACACATGTAGACGTATGGGAATGACAGTAGTCATAATAACGCATAATAAAGCAATAACTCCTATGGCAGATAAGGTTATCAATATTAAGAGTGGCAAAGTTGAAAATATAGTTGTCAATGACAGGCCAGTTCCTATAGAAAGGATAGAATGGTAA